The Vicia villosa cultivar HV-30 ecotype Madison, WI linkage group LG1, Vvil1.0, whole genome shotgun sequence genome includes a region encoding these proteins:
- the LOC131643582 gene encoding ferric reduction oxidase 4-like, protein MKSHTMFLIRFILLLMFLGSLTVWILLPTKIYRNTWTVTLENKLNSTYFREQGVNLLLFTFPMMFIGALGSIYLHLNQEKITKNLPSTSGGALKRCLCFLRRPFLVMSPFGIVSALELLFTFMFVALLIWSLANYLYISFGHLHMHKVGEKVWEAKFRSVSLRLGYIGNICWAFLFFPVTRGSSILRLVGLTSESSIKYHIWLGHLSMVLFAAHTVGFIIYWAITNQMVEMLEWSKTYVSNVAGEIASLIALVMWITSISRIRRKMYEVFFYTHHLYILYILFYAIHVGVEYMCMIAPGIFLFLIDRHLRFLQSRQNARLLSARILPCDALELNFSKNPSLYYNPTSLVFINVPTVSKLQWHPFTVTSSCNMESNNLSVTIKNVGSWSNKLYQQLSSSSLDHLNVSVEGPYGPHTKQFLRHEQIVMVSGGSGITPFISIIRDLIFQSQQQQFQAPKLLLVCIFKNYVDLTMLDLMLPASGSTTQIANLHLQIEAYITREKQEPSIETQKPIQLIWFKPNLSDSPISLVLGPNNLLWLSAVITSSFIMFLLFLGILTRYYIYPMEKNSSEVYNWTFKVMWYMFLICACICVCSSVAFLWWKRHNTLENKQINVEVSTPTRELESIPHQSLVEATNVHFGARPDLKKIMFEFECKDVGVMVCGPRKLRHEVAKICASGLADNLHFESISFNW, encoded by the exons ATGAAGAGCCACACAATGTTCCTAATTAGATTCATTTTACTTTTGATGTTTCTTGGATCTCTAACAGTTTGGATCTTGTTGCCCACAAAGATCTACCGCAACACATGGACTGTCACCCTAGAAAACAAGCTCAATTCTACATACTTCAGAGAGCAAG GGGTAAATCTCCTGCTTTTTACATTCCCTATGATGTTCATTGGAGCTCTTGGTAGTATTTATCTCCATCTTAAtcaagaaaaaataacaaaaaacttACCCTCCACAAG TGGTGGTGCTCTAAAAAGATGTTTATGTTTCCTGAGACGTCCATTCCTGGTGATGtctccatttggaatagtttcagCTCTGGAGCTTCTCTTTACATTCATGTTTGTTGCACTTCTGATATGGTCCCTTGCCAATTACTTATATATTAGTTTTGGTCACCTCCATATGCACAAAGTAGGAGAGAAAGT ATGGGAAGCAAAGTTTAGGAGTGTATCATTGAGACTTGGTTACATAGGAAACATATGTTGGGCATTTTTGTTCTTTCCAGTCACAAGAGGCTCTTCAATTCTGCGTCTGGTTGGACTCACATCTGAGTCAAGCATCAAATACCATATATGGCTTGGACATTTATCGATGGTTCTTTTTGCTGCTCATACCGTTGGTTTTATCATCTATTGGGCCATCACCAATCAAATGGTTGAG ATGCTAGAGTGGAGCAAAACTTATGTATCCAATGTTGCCGGGGAGATTGCAAGTTTAATAGCACTAGTAATGTGGATAACAAGTATTTCACGCATAAGGCGTAAGATGTATGAAGTATTCTTCTACACTCACCATCTCTACATTCTATATATCTTATTCTATGCAATCCATGTTGGAGTTGAATACATGTGCATGATTGCTCCTGGGATTTTTCTATTCCTCATTGATAGACATCTTAGATTCTTACAATCTCGACAAAATGCCCGGTTATTGTCAGCTCGCATTTTGCCTTGTGATGCACTTGAGCTCAATTTCTCCAAGAACCCTA GTTTATACTATAACCCCACAAGCTTGGTATTCATAAATGTTCCAACGGTTTCCAAGCTGCAATGGCACCCTTTTACGGTGACTTCTAGCTGTAATATGGAAAGTAATAATCTGAGTGTTACCATAAAAAATGTGGGTAGCTGGTCAAACAAGCTTTATCaacaactttcttcttcatctttggATCATCTTAATGTTTCAGTCGAAGGACCTTATGGACCTCATACTAAACAATTTCTAAG GCATGAACAAATTGTGATGGTAAGTGGTGGAAGTGGCATAACTCCCTTCATATCTATAATCCGAGATCTCATATTTCAAAGccaacaacaacaattccaagCTCCAAAACTCCTACTTGTTTGTATTTTCAAGAATTATGTTGATCTAACAATGTTAGATCTTATGCTTCCAGCTTCTGGTTCAACAACTCAAATCGCAAACCTTCATTTACAAATCGAAGCTTACATCACAAGAGAAAAACAAGAACCTTCAATCGAAACTCAAAAACCTATTCAATTAATATGGTTTAAGCCAAACCTCTCAGATTCTCCTATCTCACTTGTATTAGGCCCAAATAACTTGTTATGGCTTAGTGCCGTAATCACATCATCTTTCATCATGTTTCTCCTATTTTTAGGAATTTTAACTCGTTACTATATTTATCCGATGGAAAAGAACTCAAGTGAAGTGTATAATTGGACATTCAAGGTTATGTGGTACATGTTTCTAATATGTGCATGCATATGTGTATGTTCTAGTGTTGCTTTTCTTTGGTGGAAAAGACACAACACTTTAGAAAATAAGCAAATAAATGTAGAAGTTTCAACACCAACAAGAGAACTTGAAAGCATTCCTCATCAATCTTTAGTGGAAGCTACCAATGTACATTTTGGTGCAAGACCTGATCTCAAAA